In Primulina huaijiensis isolate GDHJ02 chromosome 4, ASM1229523v2, whole genome shotgun sequence, a genomic segment contains:
- the LOC140974983 gene encoding putative late blight resistance protein homolog R1A-3, with product MKDEEIMQLVNLRYMFILGKPELNSSWGITSSISLFWSLQTLGFSDGSSDTIFRPSEIWNLPHLRHICFDKAVLPDPPCSEHDSHMLENLQTLIVVRNFRCTKEVLKRAPNLKKLEVIYDPLFLEVQELEPGSWPYFCQDNLVRLQKLESLKFTQYDLLPISLKYLSFPHSLKVLELRECFLPWEDMKIVGSLPNLEALVLWFCEFEGLEWCPVEGGFARLKLLDINTSNFLHWRVDKRHFPILEHLFLYKLDLVEIPLDLGEIPTLRKIKLNCCTDSAITSAKQILEEQEIMGNEDLQLMLKERKNDHNYYALLRGIF from the coding sequence ATGAAAGACGAGGAAATTATGCAGCTAGTGAACCTAAGATATATGTTTATTCTTGGTAAACCGGAGTTGAATTCATCGTGGGGGATTACTTCTTCGATATCCCTATTTTGGAGTCTGCAGACCTTGGGTTTTAGCGACGGCTCAAGTGATACAATTTTTCGACCTTCAGAAATCTGGAACTTGCCACATCTTAGACATATTTGTTTTGATAAAGCTGTTTTACCTGACCCTCCTTGTTCTGAGCATGATTCTCACATGTTGGAAAATTTACAGACTCTCATCGTCGTTCGAAATTTCAGGTGTACAAAGGAGGTTCTTAAAAGAGCTCCAAATCTAAAGAAATTAGAAGTTATTTATGATCCTCTATTCCTAGAAGTGCAAGAACTAGAACCAGGGTCTTGGCCTTACTTCTGCCAAGACAATCTTGTCCGCCTGCAAAAACTCGAATCACTAAAGTTTACTCAATATGACCTACTCCCAATTTCTTTGAAATACCTCAGCTTCCCACACTCTCTCAAAGTGTTAGAATTACGAGAATGCTTCTTACCTTGGGAAGATATGAAAATTGTTGGTTCATTGCCTAATCTGGAGGCACTTGTCCTATGGTTCTGCGAATTTGAAGGCCTTGAGTGGTGTCCTGTAGAAGGGGGCTTTGCTAGATTGAAACTACTGGATATCAACACGAGTAATTTTCTACATTGGAGAGTAGACAAGAGACACTTTCCAATCCTCGAGCACCTGTTTCTCTACAAGCTAGATTTGGTAGAAATTCCTCTAGACCTTGGGGAAATTCCAACactaagaaaaataaaattgaattgcTGTACTGATTCTGCTATCACTTCGGCGAAGCAAATACTTGAGGAACAAGAGATCATGGGAAATGAGGATCTGCAACTCATGTTGAAGGAAAGAAAGAATGATCACAATTACTATGCCTTGTTGCGAGGTATTTTCTAA
- the LOC140974982 gene encoding uncharacterized protein, whose protein sequence is MAGKMGSWKTRDVVFQVELTPHTSSPAVEQEEEDWRTAITDYLKEGKLSVDPREARKLQIKCSHYMIVGEVLYRRSFAGPLLRCLSYQEADYVLREVHEGRCKNHLEAYALARKVMLAGYCWPSLLHDAQELVMSCDSCQSHARLHHQPAAMMKAITVACPFDQWRIDIVGPFPIAPAQKKFLLVAVDYFLKRVEAEPCRWPESLRMTS, encoded by the coding sequence ATGGCTGGGAAAATGGGAAGTTGGAAGACTAGAGATGTGGTCTTTCAAGTCGAACTCACACCTCACACGAGTTCACCTGCAGTTGAGCAAGAAGAAGAGGATTGGAGAACTGCTATAACTGATTACTTGAAGGAGGGAAAGCTCTCTGTTGACCCTAGGGAGGCTCGTAAGTTGCAGATAAAGTGTTCACACTATATGATAGTCGGAGAAGTGTTGTATCGAAGGTCTTTCGCAGGGCCGCTGCTTCGATGCTTGAGTTATCAAGAGGCTGATTATGTGCTCCGAGAAGTTCACGAGGGACGTTGTAAAAATCATTTGGAGGCTTATGCGTTGGCTAGGAAGGTGATGCTTGCCGGTTATTGTTGGCCCTCATTGCTGCATGATGCCCAAGAGTTAGTAATGTCATGTGATAGTTGTCAAAGTCACGCCCGATTACATCACCAGCCTGCTGCGATGATGAAGGCTATCACGGTTGCATGTCCTTTTGATCAGTGGAGAATTGATATTGTGGGGCCTTTCCCTATAGCTCCTGCTCAGAAGAAGTTCTTACTGGTGGCAGTTGACTATTTTTTGAAACGGGTGGAAGCCGAGCCGTGCCGTTGGCCAGAATCACTGAGAATGACGTCCTGA